A single window of Pseudoduganella plicata DNA harbors:
- the serB gene encoding phosphoserine phosphatase SerB, whose translation MNLVLQGAGDCLDRAERIAALTAPRTVTRIGSSAVRCEGIAFSPALRQTIEVAAHAAQLDATYMMGRHSLDEFRLVAMDMDSTLITIECIDEIADMQGLKPQVAAITEAAMRGELDFAESLRRRVALLEGLDASALERVYDERLRLSPGAERMLQAVQAAGLKTLLVSGGFTYFTDRLKTRLGLDYTQANQLEIVDGKLTGKVLGGIVDADAKRAAVEHVCAGLGITPREAIVMGDGANDLKMMAIAGMSVAFRAKPVVREQATVALNFAGLDGILNLLA comes from the coding sequence GCTGAGCGCATTGCCGCGCTGACGGCGCCGCGGACCGTTACCCGCATCGGCAGCAGCGCCGTGCGCTGCGAGGGCATTGCCTTCTCCCCTGCCCTGCGCCAGACGATCGAAGTGGCGGCCCACGCGGCCCAGCTGGACGCCACCTACATGATGGGCCGCCACAGCCTGGACGAATTCCGCCTGGTGGCGATGGACATGGACTCCACCCTGATCACGATCGAATGCATCGACGAGATCGCGGACATGCAGGGCCTGAAACCGCAGGTGGCCGCCATCACGGAAGCGGCGATGCGCGGAGAACTGGACTTTGCCGAAAGCCTGCGCCGCCGCGTGGCGCTGCTGGAGGGGCTTGACGCGTCGGCCCTGGAACGGGTCTATGACGAGCGCCTGCGCCTGTCGCCCGGCGCCGAGCGGATGCTGCAGGCCGTGCAGGCGGCCGGCCTGAAGACGCTGCTGGTGTCGGGCGGATTTACCTACTTCACCGACCGTCTGAAGACGCGTTTGGGCCTGGACTACACGCAGGCGAACCAGCTGGAGATCGTGGACGGCAAGCTGACGGGCAAGGTACTGGGCGGGATTGTCGACGCCGATGCCAAGCGCGCCGCCGTGGAACACGTCTGCGCGGGACTGGGCATCACGCCCCGGGAAGCGATCGTCATGGGCGACGGCGCCAACGACCTCAAGATGATGGCGATCGCCGGCATGTCGGTGGCGTTCCGCGCCAAGCCGGTCGTACGGGAACAGGCGACTGTCGCGCTGAACTTCGCGGGGCTGGATGGCATCCTCAACCTGCTGGCATAA